A genomic stretch from Vibrio cortegadensis includes:
- a CDS encoding DUF6890 family protein, which translates to MFALKAHYLPHAPDTTENYARALWLAKNQAQIVANGINKALSGE; encoded by the coding sequence GTGTTCGCCTTAAAAGCGCATTACTTGCCTCATGCACCGGACACTACTGAGAACTATGCTCGCGCTTTGTGGCTTGCCAAGAACCAAGCACAAATTGTGGCCAATGGCATTAATAAAGCCCTTTCTGGAGAATGA
- a CDS encoding putative phage tail assembly chaperone — MTKPAIKIAVNGNELRFEPTLEAFNKLTNETTPFDKVAPTTNYLRRVVHKDDKKALDDALKIPGAVMQLAGAVNSEFQGELDIEVKN, encoded by the coding sequence ATGACAAAACCAGCCATTAAAATCGCCGTAAACGGCAACGAACTGCGCTTTGAACCCACGTTAGAAGCGTTTAACAAACTCACCAATGAAACCACGCCTTTCGATAAGGTGGCACCCACGACGAACTATCTACGCCGAGTGGTGCATAAAGACGACAAAAAAGCGTTGGATGATGCTCTGAAAATCCCTGGTGCGGTCATGCAATTAGCCGGTGCGGTGAACAGTGAATTCCAAGGTGAATTGGACATCGAAGTAAAAAACTAA